In Candidatus Sysuiplasma jiujiangense, a single genomic region encodes these proteins:
- a CDS encoding ATP-binding protein: protein MPVDELTNDEYAVIRASHGKASGYLVREIAKGNDNILEVGLSDGGVRRYLPFVATLCERHQSSVEFDPHENSPLGEGNVRIGVLTGLLRISDELDCSFRRVDMSKIGQYGLSPESILHWLNCYYIDAVTIENGSVRICASYPDSISGPVISYLSENLLGKLGRELGIVEDALWDNNIKLHFPRKLQTTDSALSSVKQGLPESVLDIIRPRLTTAAPKRVESIPSSDADIIEGDDWMSYWKFIGNPFIDIPMAFGSDRFVETPSSKTILSEVGGYLRGNNGELKLLIAGRGFGKTTLFQSIKSRFDSRYDVIMTDVADRISNVRTSADIYNIVCKSIYRGVTGKGEDIDSERIVEAVRLGNKKIICVDSLDRLPSDKDPLVVDFFKSSQYLLSRLREVSIVVFACAERWGQFLSSSELSYVGYRNAWELSPFSTQDVQNLLERRLISSGSSYDKVFAQGCSSLFRTLSGGNPRQALILAEAICRYGAQKKQTVISKDFIIEQYQRDFDNAIGKSIDRLVLVDSEARDGMISIYHYYLEMERRGMNAAEGWNYLIELVERGLPADKVQPSFITPLKYIANRSLMLSNGSSVYAANKGLKSLFKGLRKDNYSVRDFVTYYSTNPTPPESKDDDLEVRFKSPLLLGPDIIFYENAREIYISLRRSTAPPFQIISMAWDCVENLMFAILCKLGNTDVDALIVKKEEWFYEDKYGVKRYVTGSGRLRAEHAQLVTGKLLECLKSKHIWMDSLNSLIWIRSARGNVVRGRTEHLSKYGKTDQELCLKHLDQVFRELTKIYG, encoded by the coding sequence ATGCCTGTAGATGAACTCACTAATGACGAATACGCGGTAATAAGGGCATCTCACGGGAAAGCTTCAGGATATCTAGTCAGGGAAATTGCCAAGGGAAATGACAACATTCTTGAGGTAGGTTTGAGCGATGGTGGTGTTCGTCGATATTTGCCCTTTGTAGCTACACTCTGTGAGCGGCACCAATCGTCCGTTGAGTTTGATCCCCACGAAAATTCTCCTCTTGGCGAGGGCAACGTTCGCATTGGCGTTCTTACCGGTTTGCTCAGGATTTCAGATGAACTCGATTGTAGCTTCAGGAGAGTTGATATGAGCAAGATAGGTCAGTATGGGCTTTCTCCTGAATCCATACTTCATTGGCTCAACTGCTACTACATCGATGCTGTGACTATCGAAAACGGCTCAGTTCGAATCTGTGCTTCGTATCCAGATTCAATAAGCGGACCCGTAATTTCATATCTCTCCGAGAATTTGTTAGGAAAACTTGGCAGGGAATTAGGAATCGTTGAAGATGCATTATGGGATAATAACATAAAACTGCATTTCCCTCGAAAGCTACAGACTACGGATTCGGCCCTATCCTCAGTTAAGCAGGGTCTTCCAGAAAGTGTTCTCGATATTATCAGGCCAAGGTTGACTACCGCCGCACCCAAGAGAGTTGAGAGCATTCCATCTTCGGATGCCGACATCATCGAAGGCGATGACTGGATGTCTTATTGGAAATTCATCGGAAATCCTTTCATAGATATTCCAATGGCTTTTGGGTCAGATAGATTCGTTGAAACACCCTCTTCAAAAACGATCTTAAGCGAAGTTGGCGGTTATCTGCGTGGGAATAACGGCGAGTTAAAACTCTTGATAGCAGGAAGAGGATTTGGTAAGACAACACTGTTTCAAAGCATCAAGAGCAGATTTGATTCTAGGTATGACGTGATCATGACTGACGTCGCCGACAGAATTTCGAACGTCAGGACTTCAGCAGATATCTACAACATAGTCTGCAAATCGATATACAGAGGAGTTACAGGGAAAGGTGAAGATATCGACTCGGAGAGAATAGTCGAGGCAGTCCGTCTCGGCAATAAGAAGATCATTTGTGTTGATAGTCTTGACAGGTTGCCAAGTGATAAAGACCCACTAGTTGTCGATTTCTTTAAAAGCTCGCAATATCTGCTTTCGAGATTGCGGGAGGTTTCTATTGTTGTGTTCGCATGTGCAGAGAGGTGGGGTCAGTTTCTAAGTTCAAGTGAACTCTCATACGTGGGCTATCGAAACGCATGGGAGCTGTCTCCATTTAGTACTCAGGATGTACAAAACCTGTTGGAAAGACGACTAATTAGCTCAGGATCCTCTTATGATAAAGTGTTCGCACAAGGCTGCTCATCTTTGTTTAGAACGCTTAGTGGTGGCAATCCACGGCAAGCACTCATTCTTGCGGAAGCCATTTGCAGATACGGAGCTCAAAAAAAGCAGACCGTGATTTCCAAGGACTTTATCATCGAACAATACCAGAGAGATTTTGACAACGCCATTGGAAAATCCATTGACAGACTAGTGCTCGTTGACTCTGAAGCTAGGGATGGCATGATATCCATCTACCACTACTACTTGGAGATGGAAAGACGCGGAATGAATGCAGCAGAAGGATGGAACTACCTTATTGAACTCGTGGAGCGTGGTCTGCCTGCCGACAAAGTTCAACCCTCCTTTATTACTCCACTAAAGTATATCGCGAATCGAAGTCTTATGCTAAGCAATGGCTCCTCAGTTTATGCTGCTAACAAAGGGTTGAAATCTCTCTTCAAAGGGTTGAGGAAGGACAATTACTCCGTGAGGGACTTTGTGACTTACTATTCCACCAATCCAACCCCACCCGAGTCGAAGGATGATGATCTTGAGGTAAGATTCAAGAGTCCTTTACTCCTGGGTCCAGACATAATCTTTTACGAAAATGCAAGGGAAATTTACATAAGTTTGAGACGGTCCACTGCGCCTCCATTCCAGATAATATCTATGGCATGGGACTGTGTTGAAAATCTGATGTTTGCAATATTATGCAAGTTAGGAAATACTGATGTTGATGCGCTTATCGTGAAGAAAGAAGAGTGGTTCTACGAAGACAAATATGGTGTGAAGAGATATGTCACTGGCTCAGGGAGATTGCGAGCTGAACACGCTCAACTTGTGACTGGGAAATTACTTGAATGCCTAAAGTCTAAACACATCTGGATGGACTCTCTTAATAGCTTGATATGGATTAGGAGCGCAAGAGGGAACGTCGTACGCGGTAGGACGGAACATCTATCAAAGTATGGGAAAACCGACCAAGAACTATGTCTGAAACATTTGGATCAGGTATTCCGCGAGTTGACCAAGATTTACGGTTGA
- a CDS encoding ATP-binding protein: MSDIETAYPFRRPILNVLLNRLREPSRFIQVLTGPRQAGKTTMATQAMKYSGLPAHYATADVPGLRDRYWIEEQWDVARRLAGEQGGRRGLLILDEVQKIPDWSEVVKKLWDEEVSKGGGLHVCILGSAQLLTQHGLSESLAGRFETIHVPHWSFTEMSQAFGWNLDQYIFYGGYPGAAHLVNDERRWAQYVLNSLIETTISRDVLLLTRVDKPALLRQLFLLGCEYSGQILSYQKMIGQLQDAGNTTTLAHYLELLAGAGMIAGLQKFSGAKVRQRGSMPKLLVLNTALMTATSGFTLQEAKRKREFWGRIVETAVGAHLWNSSLGTGIRLSYWRHRNQEADFVLWDKRNILGIEVKGGGRVYSRAGLDAFCQAHPGSGRLVIGADGLPLASAFRLTSENLLHTK, encoded by the coding sequence ATGTCAGATATCGAAACTGCTTACCCGTTCCGACGCCCAATCCTGAACGTCCTGCTCAATCGCTTGAGAGAACCGAGTCGGTTCATACAAGTCCTGACAGGACCGCGTCAGGCTGGAAAGACAACTATGGCGACTCAGGCGATGAAGTATTCGGGATTACCGGCCCATTATGCCACAGCCGATGTGCCCGGCCTCAGGGATCGTTACTGGATTGAAGAGCAGTGGGATGTCGCCAGGAGACTAGCCGGTGAACAAGGTGGCAGGAGAGGGTTGCTGATATTGGACGAGGTGCAGAAGATACCGGACTGGTCGGAAGTGGTGAAGAAGCTGTGGGATGAGGAGGTGTCAAAGGGAGGGGGACTGCATGTATGTATCCTGGGTTCTGCTCAACTTCTCACTCAACACGGACTCTCAGAGAGCTTGGCCGGCAGATTCGAAACCATTCATGTTCCTCACTGGTCCTTTACCGAAATGTCACAGGCATTCGGATGGAATCTGGATCAGTACATATTTTACGGCGGATATCCCGGTGCTGCACATCTCGTGAATGATGAGCGAAGGTGGGCGCAATACGTTTTGAATTCTCTGATCGAGACAACAATATCGCGTGATGTGCTTCTGTTGACTCGCGTCGATAAACCCGCACTGCTTCGGCAGCTGTTCCTTCTTGGCTGTGAATACTCAGGACAGATACTCTCCTATCAGAAGATGATCGGCCAGCTCCAGGACGCGGGAAACACAACGACACTGGCACACTATCTTGAACTTCTTGCTGGGGCCGGAATGATTGCGGGTCTTCAGAAGTTCTCCGGCGCAAAGGTGAGGCAAAGGGGATCCATGCCGAAGCTGTTGGTGCTCAACACCGCGCTTATGACTGCCACTTCGGGATTTACACTTCAGGAAGCTAAAAGGAAACGTGAATTCTGGGGAAGAATCGTGGAGACAGCAGTTGGAGCGCACCTGTGGAACTCGTCCCTTGGAACAGGCATTCGGCTTTCCTACTGGCGCCATAGAAATCAGGAGGCAGATTTTGTTCTCTGGGACAAAAGAAATATTCTCGGTATTGAGGTAAAGGGCGGGGGCAGGGTCTATTCCCGAGCCGGACTGGACGCATTCTGTCAGGCGCATCCGGGAAGCGGAAGGCTTGTGATTGGCGCCGATGGTCTTCCCCTGGCAAGTGCGTTCCGCCTGACGTCTGAAAATCTGCTCCATACGAAATGA
- the poxB gene encoding ubiquinone-dependent pyruvate dehydrogenase, giving the protein MARQNVADFLIDALISSGVKRIYGIVGDSLNGIADAIHRRSGEIEWFGVRHEESAAFAAGAEAQLTGNLSVCAGSCGPGNMHLINGLYDCYRSRASVLAIASHIPSREIGSRYFQETHPELLFRECARYCELVSRPEQMPDILEVAMRTSITERCVSVVVLPGDISLMDLSDEAPAVAVRTEQPSARPPEDAVRNAADILNSASKVTILGGAGCEGVHTELIETAGILQAPIVHALRGKEFIEHDNPYDVGMTGFLGFASGYYAMMNSDALLMLGTDFPYRQFYPQHAKVIQVDIRGEQIGRRTRVDLGLLGDVKTTLIALKPYLKQKTDADGHLKTSLDHYRKTRADLDSLATGKKGKTPVHPQYAARTVDRLAAEDAIFVCDVGTPTLWAARYLTMNGKRRLIGSFSHGSMAGALPVAIGAQAAFPGRQVISLSGDGGLSMLMGELMTLRQHKLPVKVVVFNNSALDFVELEMKGAGIIPYGTDLVNPDFAKVAEAAGIPGFKAEKPEEVEPAISQALKHDGPALVDVAVNRNELIIPPGIHYEEIRGFTLYMAKAVLSGRGDEVIDLARTALFR; this is encoded by the coding sequence ATGGCCAGGCAGAATGTCGCCGACTTCCTGATAGATGCACTCATCTCCTCGGGTGTGAAGAGGATCTACGGCATTGTGGGAGACTCACTTAACGGCATAGCAGATGCCATACACAGACGATCCGGAGAAATTGAATGGTTCGGTGTACGGCATGAGGAAAGTGCCGCTTTTGCGGCCGGTGCAGAGGCACAGCTGACGGGAAACCTTTCAGTCTGCGCCGGCAGCTGCGGCCCCGGCAACATGCACCTGATAAACGGTCTTTACGACTGTTATCGCAGCCGTGCTTCCGTGCTTGCCATTGCTTCCCATATTCCCAGCAGGGAGATAGGAAGCAGGTATTTCCAGGAGACCCACCCGGAGCTGCTGTTCAGAGAATGCGCCCGCTACTGCGAACTTGTGTCGAGGCCGGAGCAGATGCCGGACATACTGGAGGTTGCGATGCGCACCTCGATCACCGAACGCTGCGTCTCCGTAGTGGTCCTTCCCGGCGACATTTCACTGATGGACCTTTCAGATGAAGCGCCCGCTGTTGCAGTCAGAACGGAGCAGCCCTCTGCCCGGCCGCCGGAAGATGCTGTGAGAAATGCGGCCGATATCCTGAACAGCGCTTCAAAGGTGACTATATTGGGCGGAGCCGGATGTGAGGGCGTCCACACGGAACTTATTGAAACTGCGGGCATACTGCAGGCTCCGATAGTGCATGCACTGCGCGGCAAGGAATTCATAGAGCATGACAACCCCTACGATGTGGGCATGACGGGATTTCTCGGCTTCGCTTCCGGTTATTACGCAATGATGAATTCCGATGCGCTGCTCATGCTCGGGACAGACTTCCCTTACCGCCAGTTCTACCCCCAGCATGCGAAAGTCATACAGGTGGACATTCGCGGAGAGCAGATAGGCAGGAGAACAAGGGTTGATCTCGGGCTGCTCGGAGATGTAAAGACAACGCTCATTGCGCTCAAGCCGTATCTGAAGCAGAAGACAGATGCGGACGGACACCTGAAAACCTCTCTCGACCATTACAGAAAGACAAGGGCGGATCTCGATTCACTCGCCACCGGAAAGAAAGGGAAGACGCCAGTGCATCCGCAGTATGCCGCAAGGACAGTCGACAGACTGGCGGCGGAGGATGCAATATTCGTCTGCGACGTCGGAACACCTACGCTCTGGGCGGCCCGTTATCTCACAATGAACGGGAAGAGAAGGCTGATAGGCTCATTCTCGCATGGATCGATGGCAGGCGCGCTTCCGGTTGCAATCGGGGCACAGGCGGCTTTTCCGGGACGACAGGTGATTTCGCTCTCAGGCGACGGCGGTCTTTCAATGCTCATGGGCGAGCTGATGACGCTCCGCCAGCACAAACTGCCTGTGAAGGTCGTCGTGTTCAACAACAGCGCGCTTGACTTTGTGGAGCTGGAGATGAAAGGCGCAGGTATTATTCCGTACGGGACAGATCTTGTCAATCCTGATTTTGCGAAGGTGGCAGAGGCAGCGGGTATACCCGGATTTAAGGCCGAAAAGCCCGAGGAGGTTGAGCCGGCGATTTCCCAGGCGCTGAAACATGATGGTCCTGCCCTCGTGGACGTTGCTGTCAACAGGAACGAACTCATCATACCGCCGGGCATACATTATGAGGAGATCAGGGGATTCACGCTATACATGGCAAAGGCCGTTCTGAGCGGAAGAGGCGACGAAGTGATCGATCTTGCCAGGACAGCATTGTTCAGATGA
- a CDS encoding ABC transporter ATP-binding protein, translated as MTSEALRAVGLRKTYHPRGASAVEALKGVSMTLQKGERIAILGRNGAGKTTFLRICSTLLLPTSGTLEIFGSDVVVHPEQVRPLIAIVPQEGKPFYHLTPREQIYAYLRARGIDREQAKARVAEALGQMELDSVADRLSVTLSGGQKQRVMVATVIATKAPLLFLDEPTIGMDPFARRKVWDSLRSLTLQGSTILLTTHYLDEAEELSQRLYVIEGGRVLIEGTASSIKQQVGGTLKVSVANGKAIREQLSTFGEIVPDGLTIHLITSPERINEVMALALHNGLSATVGPVTLEEAFLRIVGRSIDAGEE; from the coding sequence GTGACCAGTGAAGCGCTCCGGGCTGTCGGACTCAGGAAGACATACCATCCTCGCGGTGCATCTGCCGTTGAGGCGCTCAAAGGGGTATCCATGACACTCCAGAAGGGAGAACGGATAGCCATCCTCGGCCGTAATGGCGCAGGAAAGACCACTTTCCTGCGCATCTGCTCAACCCTCCTCCTGCCGACATCGGGTACGCTGGAAATCTTCGGTAGCGATGTGGTGGTCCACCCGGAGCAGGTCCGGCCGCTCATTGCAATTGTCCCGCAGGAGGGCAAACCTTTCTACCATCTGACACCCCGCGAGCAGATATACGCCTACCTGAGGGCCCGCGGGATAGACAGGGAACAGGCGAAGGCCAGGGTGGCGGAGGCCCTTGGTCAGATGGAACTGGATTCAGTGGCTGACAGATTGTCAGTCACGCTCTCCGGAGGGCAGAAGCAGCGGGTCATGGTGGCAACTGTCATAGCCACCAAGGCGCCGCTTCTTTTCCTGGACGAGCCGACGATAGGCATGGATCCGTTCGCGAGAAGAAAAGTATGGGATTCACTGCGCAGCCTGACGCTGCAGGGTTCCACGATTTTGCTGACTACACACTACCTTGACGAGGCTGAAGAACTCTCGCAGCGTCTCTACGTCATCGAGGGCGGGCGCGTTCTTATCGAGGGCACCGCCTCCTCCATCAAACAGCAGGTCGGGGGGACGCTGAAGGTGTCGGTCGCCAACGGCAAGGCGATAAGGGAGCAGCTTTCGACATTCGGTGAAATCGTTCCGGACGGGTTAACGATACATCTAATCACCAGCCCTGAGCGGATAAACGAAGTAATGGCCCTGGCTCTGCATAACGGCCTTTCCGCGACGGTGGGACCGGTGACGCTCGAAGAAGCATTCCTCAGGATCGTGGGACGATCAATCGATGCAGGGGAGGAGTGA
- a CDS encoding ABC transporter permease, with protein MPMGMMWTGMSSFMATEIRVQLHEWFAVVTGSLVQVALLVFVWVWAPGLLSFALIGSLSYSMFLVGQRVLNEAAYIRVDHKLNELYHASPLSPESYFLGMSLGILIAYLPPVILLFAFLEILHPMNPLSVLALILSLLSVWAFSSALGYSISTRFKDMKTIWPYSSLLTNMFGILPPVFYPLRYFEASLRTVALLIPTSSSVALVENAAGMAALTGLEVLTAAISLALEATAFLAFGIYMARRTAREA; from the coding sequence TTGCCTATGGGTATGATGTGGACCGGCATGAGCAGCTTCATGGCAACGGAGATCCGTGTCCAGCTCCATGAGTGGTTTGCCGTCGTTACCGGCTCACTTGTGCAGGTGGCACTGCTCGTCTTTGTCTGGGTATGGGCTCCGGGCCTTCTTTCATTTGCACTCATCGGTTCACTGTCATATTCCATGTTTCTCGTCGGGCAGCGTGTCCTCAACGAGGCCGCCTATATACGTGTTGACCACAAGCTGAACGAGCTCTACCATGCCAGTCCGCTGTCCCCCGAGTCGTACTTCCTCGGCATGTCCCTGGGCATACTGATTGCCTACCTGCCTCCGGTAATACTCCTCTTCGCATTTCTGGAGATACTGCATCCGATGAATCCTCTTTCCGTACTCGCGCTCATTCTTTCGCTCCTGTCGGTATGGGCCTTTTCCTCCGCACTGGGCTACAGCATTTCGACCAGGTTCAAGGACATGAAGACCATATGGCCCTACTCGAGCCTGCTCACCAACATGTTCGGCATACTCCCGCCTGTCTTCTATCCGCTTCGGTACTTCGAGGCCTCCCTGCGCACTGTCGCACTGCTCATACCGACCAGTTCCTCCGTTGCGCTGGTGGAAAATGCTGCCGGCATGGCGGCGCTCACGGGCCTGGAGGTACTCACTGCTGCAATTTCTCTTGCGCTTGAGGCCACTGCTTTTCTCGCCTTCGGCATCTACATGGCAAGGCGCACGGCAAGGGAGGCATGA
- a CDS encoding ABC transporter permease, translating into MKGDGSDGMATAGTRRGKIFPAFALVGWRWIARNPIAVAVPVLLPFFFLYFLHLISQPKYFPLEVAGAMLFTTQNIGSWCLSDAAEMRLEMKLQELFTASPLDRIRYLFGIAFSNLIPAAPALVVLGILLSFVTHVSPEAWLVLVASIFAVWILYSAVGLALASRVRSQMEVWPVGSLVFTFLGIFSPLYYPLSVLPPAWQVAAHFLPATYAALLVQGALGFTSVTVGGMLLNAALLVISTLAGLVIVLRLYTWRER; encoded by the coding sequence ATGAAAGGTGACGGGAGTGACGGGATGGCGACAGCCGGAACACGCAGAGGGAAGATATTTCCTGCCTTCGCGCTTGTTGGCTGGCGATGGATTGCACGCAATCCCATCGCCGTTGCTGTGCCGGTGCTTCTGCCGTTCTTCTTCCTTTACTTCCTGCATCTGATATCGCAGCCGAAATACTTTCCGCTCGAGGTTGCAGGCGCCATGCTCTTCACGACACAGAACATAGGAAGCTGGTGCCTCAGCGATGCCGCTGAAATGCGCCTCGAGATGAAACTGCAGGAATTGTTCACAGCCTCCCCTCTTGACCGCATCCGTTATCTCTTCGGCATTGCATTCTCAAACCTCATACCTGCGGCGCCGGCTCTTGTCGTATTAGGCATACTGCTCTCGTTTGTGACGCACGTTTCGCCGGAGGCCTGGCTGGTTCTCGTGGCTTCCATCTTCGCAGTGTGGATACTCTATTCGGCTGTCGGCCTTGCCCTGGCAAGCCGTGTCAGGAGCCAGATGGAGGTCTGGCCTGTCGGCAGTCTTGTTTTCACATTCCTCGGCATCTTCTCTCCGCTTTACTATCCTCTTTCAGTGCTGCCTCCCGCATGGCAGGTTGCGGCGCACTTCCTTCCGGCCACTTATGCCGCCCTCCTGGTCCAGGGGGCGCTCGGTTTCACCAGCGTGACAGTCGGCGGCATGCTGCTGAACGCGGCGCTGCTTGTCATTTCTACTCTCGCCGGTCTTGTCATTGTCCTCCGCCTTTATACCTGGCGCGAACGCTGA
- a CDS encoding thermopsin, translating to MRSRHVPVNYALLPNFNARVSITKGTVSPLYTSSPAPMGIGDFGLINTSSGIVGYNTTTSSIEGTIAFKGLQPFYLLNDAPQTVTVQLNAVLDNVTLFGVPAYSFWTQNVFFYSQRTHTLTFLDNIWNFSSPAFDFTQNSLYKHNGTIVAPVFYFDVGPTISVGYPFTVNLYLNSTVLQDRTAVFFNYSISSPTLHSTKSGSYDEVLFNSTSPGISTPTMPAPYLISGTTVTPTGYLLYDAELMIGGPGGGSTTSIYSINGTMRLQYLNSTTGVYNNVQSAFDFGTDTGETSEGVAVYWTQNAVAHLTAGPSLLYGMWNLSSGSQAGADIMISGTVSPSNAFLFVSGGSSFNNTSAAWAPVLPNGMFNFSLPQGVYSGAVLMSNYEPEYNLQMGPDMTVMLTANASEGVYTPLFAFNNMQLANLSSSGNGTMKSPYNITATVINPINQLFGELNDFFFPVFPGVMLVNTSSYAVLMGLPSFYIQYPVSQQFALEFFGFPIWNYMPFETYGASNVSIVGSPFISGWYPVFLYGFPLANLIVWNSSSVLIAGNYFSSMGSSALIFNSTDVLVWGNVFAENSLAGISVTHPTRYFEFELAPIYPATVPTGLSVFSSGDTIYNNAFIVDLPAISPDFNIYTFAGATYMDAWNVSFQLVKNAMPYTFNGIAIPPVSITGGSYLGGNFWYNYHPRSTLKLPFNDNGWIANGGDYVPLVLGSSQSSSYNSVLQPLDPGISA from the coding sequence TTGAGATCCAGGCATGTTCCTGTTAATTATGCTCTCCTGCCCAATTTCAATGCCAGGGTCTCGATTACAAAGGGAACGGTTTCTCCCCTTTACACCTCTTCTCCGGCTCCGATGGGGATCGGTGATTTCGGCCTGATTAACACAAGCTCAGGCATTGTTGGTTATAACACCACGACTTCGAGCATAGAAGGAACCATAGCATTCAAAGGGCTCCAGCCCTTTTATCTGCTGAATGATGCGCCTCAGACGGTCACTGTTCAGCTCAATGCTGTACTGGACAATGTAACCCTGTTCGGTGTTCCTGCGTACAGCTTCTGGACACAGAATGTCTTTTTTTACTCGCAGAGAACGCACACGCTGACCTTCCTTGACAACATATGGAACTTTTCGAGCCCTGCCTTTGATTTCACGCAGAACAGTCTGTACAAACACAACGGAACCATAGTAGCACCTGTGTTTTATTTTGATGTGGGACCAACGATAAGCGTTGGCTATCCTTTCACCGTCAATCTCTATCTGAACTCCACCGTGCTTCAGGACAGGACGGCCGTGTTCTTCAACTACTCCATCTCTTCCCCTACCCTGCATTCCACGAAAAGCGGATCTTATGACGAGGTGCTTTTCAATTCAACTTCCCCCGGTATTTCCACGCCAACAATGCCGGCACCCTATCTGATTAGCGGCACCACAGTCACGCCGACCGGGTATCTGCTCTATGATGCCGAGCTCATGATAGGCGGACCCGGAGGCGGCAGCACAACATCAATTTACAGCATAAATGGCACAATGCGGCTGCAGTACCTGAATTCAACAACCGGAGTCTACAACAATGTGCAGTCCGCATTTGACTTCGGGACGGACACCGGTGAGACATCCGAGGGTGTTGCAGTCTACTGGACTCAAAATGCAGTGGCCCACCTGACAGCAGGGCCGTCCCTGCTCTACGGTATGTGGAATTTGTCCTCTGGCTCACAGGCCGGAGCGGACATCATGATAAGCGGCACTGTCAGTCCGTCCAATGCATTTCTCTTTGTGAGCGGCGGAAGCTCATTCAACAACACATCGGCCGCATGGGCGCCTGTGCTTCCGAACGGCATGTTCAACTTCAGCCTCCCTCAGGGAGTGTATTCCGGTGCGGTCCTGATGAGCAACTATGAGCCGGAGTACAATTTGCAGATGGGACCGGATATGACTGTAATGCTCACGGCCAACGCCTCGGAGGGAGTGTATACACCCCTGTTTGCATTTAACAATATGCAGCTTGCGAACCTTTCCAGCAGCGGCAATGGCACTATGAAGAGCCCGTACAATATCACTGCGACTGTGATAAACCCGATAAACCAGCTGTTCGGCGAACTGAATGACTTCTTCTTCCCGGTATTCCCTGGAGTAATGCTGGTCAACACATCATCCTATGCAGTGCTGATGGGCCTGCCCTCCTTCTATATACAGTATCCGGTTTCACAGCAGTTTGCACTCGAATTCTTCGGATTCCCGATATGGAATTACATGCCTTTTGAGACGTACGGCGCTTCGAATGTGAGCATAGTCGGATCGCCATTCATTAGCGGCTGGTACCCAGTGTTCCTGTACGGTTTCCCTCTTGCGAATCTCATCGTATGGAACTCAAGCAGCGTGCTCATCGCCGGAAACTACTTCTCAAGCATGGGCAGTTCAGCGCTGATATTCAACAGCACCGATGTGCTTGTATGGGGCAATGTATTTGCAGAAAACAGCCTCGCGGGTATTTCGGTTACTCACCCGACCCGTTACTTCGAATTCGAGCTGGCACCCATATATCCTGCCACGGTTCCGACCGGTCTCAGCGTCTTCTCATCCGGCGATACAATTTACAACAATGCGTTCATTGTCGATCTTCCGGCGATCAGCCCCGACTTCAACATATACACATTCGCCGGCGCGACTTATATGGACGCATGGAATGTGTCATTCCAGCTTGTCAAGAATGCAATGCCGTACACGTTCAATGGAATTGCAATTCCGCCAGTGAGTATTACGGGCGGCTCATACCTGGGCGGTAACTTCTGGTACAACTATCACCCGCGCAGCACACTGAAACTTCCATTCAACGACAACGGCTGGATCGCGAACGGAGGGGACTATGTCCCGCTTGTCCTTGGAAGTTCCCAGTCAAGCAGCTACAACAGTGTCCTTCAGCCGCTTGATCCTGGCATCAGCGCATAG
- a CDS encoding transposase, producing the protein MKDFCIFVHNLHSQCCPKYRRHQLVDSIKQKPESTIMNVATEHEWDILAMEVMSDRVRLSVSLVLRTFPHRV; encoded by the coding sequence ATAAAGGATTTCTGTATATTTGTTCACAATCTCCATTCTCAATGTTGTCCGAAGTACAGGAGGCACCAGCTTGTTGACAGCATCAAACAAAAACCGGAAAGCACCATCATGAATGTTGCTACCGAACATGAATGGGACATCCTTGCAATGGAGGTGATGTCGGACCGCGTCCGGCTGTCTGTCTCCTTGGTTCTAAGGACTTTTCCGCACAGGGTGTGA